The nucleotide sequence AAATAATCACCGTAACTAAAATCAATGTGGCAAATGCTGTGACAACGACGTTATATTTTTTTTGTATAAAAATGCCCCCCTCTCCCGGATCCGGCAGTGGAACCGGGTTAACGGGCAATCCATACTTTGCAAGTATTTGGTCTAGATTCAGAATATGAATAATCGGGATTCCTTTCTGACCCATTTGAATGATAACACCACGAAGCGGAAAGTTACTCATGGGCAAATGCTCCGTTAGCCCTGAGGGAATTAGCTGACCGTTAATAGTATTCCCCAGGCTGGCAATTCCGCCACCAACATTAATAAATGCTTTAATTGGTTGCCCCTGGCTGAATTTTTCATAAATTTCCATTCGTCTTGCTATACAATTTTCAAGATGTTTTTCATTAATGAATTCAACATTATTCCTTTCTATGGCTTTTACAATCAAATCGCGTCCTTCCGGGCTTAATCCGCGACCAAGGTCATTACCACCACCGATAGAAGCGGCAACTGACTTGATGTGAAAAATGTTTGATTTGTTTAATATGTTTTCCATATCCAGCCAGGTAAAGTATGGATCATTTGCACCATAGTTGGACGAACCTA is from Bacteroidales bacterium and encodes:
- the pgsW gene encoding poly-gamma-glutamate system protein, which translates into the protein MYKFRAKSNIVLSLLSLLSLFAFIAVENGKMDVKQDWYIEKLEAAQLSQSAANRLKSYRLENGVFIDEINDPNQTALIGQEYSLITTDQGLIESKLSATNPNFAAVIVQLLKDAGLNDNDNVAVAFSGSFPGLNISVLAALQTLKLRPIVITSVGSSNYGANDPYFTWLDMENILNKSNIFHIKSVAASIGGGNDLGRGLSPEGRDLIVKAIERNNVEFINEKHLENCIARRMEIYEKFSQGQPIKAFINVGGGIASLGNTINGQLIPSGLTEHLPMSNFPLRGVIIQMGQKGIPIIHILNLDQILAKYGLPVNPVPLPDPGEGGIFIQKKYNVVVTAFATLILVTVIIFIYISEKKHHRLGTDVAAVPDYQNPDKDDHEDMPGL